The Toxotes jaculatrix isolate fToxJac2 chromosome 14, fToxJac2.pri, whole genome shotgun sequence genomic interval AGTAAAGATCCTCACAGCCACGGCTGGGGCTCGTCCTCCTCCAGCGACATGAAGCTGGAGTACTTGCTGTACGGCCACCGCGACCACGGCTCCTGCCAGAGCACAGGAGCGAAGCCCATGGACCACAACGCCAAAAAGGAGCGGCTGCTCACCGCCAACCGACCTTACGGCTGCGAGCACTGCCCCAAAGCCTTCACCACCGCTGCCCACCTCAAGGAGCACCTGAAGATCCACTCTGGCTTCAAACCTCACCGCTGCGTGGTCTGCGGCAAGGCCTTCATCAGGGGTCCCGACCTGAAGAGGCACGAGAGGGTTCACAGCAATGAGAGGCCCTTTGCGTGCCAAATGTGTGAAAAGGCCTTCAAGCACAAATCCCACCTGAAAGACCACGAACGGCAACACCGAGGCGAGCGGCCATTCAACTGCGGCTCCTGCGACAAAGCCTTCATCAAAGCGTCCGATCTGAAACGCCACTGGAACACCATGCACAGCGGCAATCCCCGCAGACAGATGTCCCTGTCCCCCGCCGCCTCCCAGCACGGCCAGGGAGAGGCTGCCGACCAGAGAGACTGGAAAATGGAGACCGGGCCACATTCGCATAACTCGGGGGACTGTTGAGCCTGTAAACACgcgagacacatacacacactgacattcacacacgcatacatgcacacttaaaacatgtaaacacactgacacaaccaCAACCCTGTGACAGGCCAACGGCCTGACATCACATGGACAATGACCGGAGTGAGTAACGAGAGATCATAGCATGTTCATAAGACTGTGGGGCTGTATTATTATTCTAAAAAGTTATgtcaaaacaatgttttctttcCACCTGTAAAATCATGTAAATGTTTAGTTCACTCTActatacatatatttttcacAAAGCATTGCTGGTATCTAGACTGGGGGTTCTCATAACATTATTCTCTTTTACTTTTATGGGATATGtaacatttaaatgtttgtttaacctTTACTGGATTTTATGGAGATAAAAGAGAGAGACGCAGAGTAGGGTGGGGGGGTAGGGTGGGGGGTAGGGAGGGGTGGGAGATTTTTCTGCATAACATTTGTTGCATTGAGTATATTCATGTGGATGTTTTTAATGGATGTGTTTAGTTGTATTGATTGATATTACACTGTAAGAGTAAGAGTCACCATTTTGCATTTGACACAGATGATACCAAAGTCTTGGGCCTTTGACGGATTGTCTTTTGAGGCTGTCCTGCCCAAGCAACCGGCCAACTAGATTTACTGTTATACAGTATAACTGTCATCCAGCTATCAACAGTTAATGATAGATGtctgtatatactgtagctTAGTTTGTTGCACAATTAGAGTACACAATAATGAATTATGCACATATAACATTGTCCTACTCCTACACTTTGACAATAAACAccatttgctgtgttttattgttttcacaaaGCTTGGTTTTTGTTGAAGGGACGTTCGGGATTCGTGTCCTGCGGTGTTGCTTTTTACCTGCCACGCTCAAATCTGCCTTTAAGCACCTGAAATAACCTAAAATATCTGTGACTCAACAGGTAGAAACCAAATTTACTTTGCAAAGATTAGGTGTTTTGTGGAGATAAGAGGTTTTCAGAGACATGAGTTTCTTCTGAAGTTCCCACGCTGCTTAAGTGGATCAAATGttggtgtgtttggtttgttatGGTCATAGTGAAAAGCTTTGTTGACCTTAATTTCAAACCTTTGTGCACAAAATGATGTACATGTGACATCTGTGTCCAGTTGAGTAATACCGTAAGAATATATAACTGCACctaaattttaaaaacacttgaaaCATAGAAGTGAAATTTCTCTAATGACCTGTTAAAGGTCAAAAGTCCAGGTGAGAGGGGAGCTACAGGTGTGTGCAGCAACAGTGTTGGTAAAACAGACTTATCATATTTGCAAAtgtcaaagtgtttgaaaaataacagtgaaatttttattttttgcagacGCACTAATTGTCAAGCTGCGGTGTTTGGTTTTGTCTGACCGGTGTTTTGTCTACACAGTGACAACATCACAACAAAGATGTTGGTACTGCAGCTAGTGATTGTTTTTGATTAAGGATTAATCTGCCAGCTGTTTCCCTGATTAAGCTTCTGGTCGGAAAATTGTCCATTCCAGTTTCCCAGTGTGATGTCTTGAAATGTTGATTTGTCCAGCCAGTGGTCCAAAATGTTCAGATGTTCAGTTTACTatcagaaaagacaaagaaaagcagaaaattagattttggTAAATTCATTGATTAGTAAAAAATAGTTGCAGAGTAACTTTACGTTGACTcgttgattaattgactaatcataGCAACTCTAATAAAGGActtgaaatgattagtcagtgGAGGTTTGAGCCCAGCTCTGAAACTTTCCTCCAGAGATGGTGCAGTGCCTcgggttttggtttgtttataaGCCTGGCCTATGCAAACAGTCACAACTGCTGCCCAtcccccccccaacccacccaGCCCTGAAGTCCACTGCACCTTaggtttgttcagtctgtttcaGCTTTGTCTCAGCgctatatttttttctctgacctGTCAGTGACCTCAGTGTTTCATGAGGGTAAAGACACTTTAGcaaaggacataaaaaaaacagcaaacacatgcTAAACATGGCTGTGCTCCTTCATCTAGTAAATCTTTTCAGCTTCTCTCCCATACTCTGTATGCAACACTAGATGGTGCCCTGTTCATAGTGACTGACCTGTTGCTGCCCAATTTGACCTGCTCACGCTGACTGTCCGGGAGTGAGAGGAGCACTGATGGTGCCAGTGTCAGAGCAGGGTAAAAGTTACTGGGGTTTATTGATGGAAGGCGAAGCTGAGCTGAAAAGCACATATGGCGGCTGTGTTAAATATATGCGCTCTCACACCTCTGCGTTTTACATATGTTTACATACATCTGACTCCAGTGGTTTGAGTGAGGCCGGTTGTAGTTTCAGGGTTTCACAGTCCCCGCTCAGTCTGCGCTGACAGTCAGATGGAGATAACTCTGCAGAAGACAGTTTGTCCACGCGGTCTGGAGGGAGAACATCCGTCCTGTTTGCTGCATGTATCTCACACTGATCTGGTCTTAACTGACTGTCGACAGAGGAAGGGTTTGATCTCCTGTAATTTAGGGTGAAACAGTTTTGTGGAAAACTGACGTCAGTGTCTAATGGAAAAGGCGGGCCTTGCCTCACTGATGTCAGTAGATGCCTGAGATCTGTTTTCTGCATTTCCTGGCCCctgctgtacagtgtgtgtatgtgtgtgtccgtgtgtgcaTTAAAACCAGTGAATGATGCAGGATATGGGTTTGTAACACATTGTTGGACTGACAGGGGCTGggcgtgtgtgcatttgtgtcgtgactgcctgtgtgtgtttgtgtagaagGTTTGAAATGcattgtgtgcgtgcgtgtgtgtgtgtgtgtgtgtgtgtgtgccatgggATTTGAGTGATGAGGGCttattgtgtgcgtgtgtgtgtgctcaagcATGTGCCTAAGcgcatttgtatgtgtgtgcatgcatgtgtgcgtgtgtatgcatgtataatGACCGGGGGGGTTGTATGGGGGCTGAAAAGAGTAACGGAGCACgagacgcacgcacacacacgctcgtGTGATTAtttactaaaacaaaaaaacagataaaacaacaataatgattCATAGCAGGCTAATAATGCGGTTCACGTTTAGATAAACTGGTTTTCTTGGTTCTTCTTGGTTGGAGAGTTTAGAAGAAGTCTGACCCCTAAGAGTCGCACGTGAACACGTGCGGTCGCACAAACGTAGGGTGGGAATACACGCATACCTGAGCGTTAGAAGTTACACGTGcgcagttttttttctaatcacacacatagacacgTACATGCGGTGACTTTTAGGAAATAACCACGCGAGCCTATGTACGTGCGTCTCGTCCTCTGTGCCCCTTTTCACCCCCCCTTTGGGTTAGGAGGTAGTGGCGGTGATTGTGCATccatgcgtgtgtgcgtgcgtgcgtgcgtgcatcggagagtgtttgtgtgaatataAACACTATATGCATCTATAATGAGtcctgtgtgtgcacacgcacatCCGTGTGAGTGACAGGCGGCGACCGAGTGAGTGTGCATTCATGCATGTGCCTCTCTGCGTGTACTCATCCGTGCCTGTGCGTGTGGGTTGTGCATCAGTATGGAGGAGGTagcgagtgtgtgtctgtccttatttgtttttatgtatgcATGAGCTCGCAcgcatgcatgtgcatgcaaacGCACACATCATCACTGTTTAGGGAATTTACGTGTCAGCAGGCTGAATCCTTTAATGCAGGTAGTCACACGAATGAGTCTTTGCATTtttgatatgtgtgtgtctttccggggaggggagggggggggggggggggggggggcatacaTTTCTGTTGTGGGGGCTGTGCATTCAGATTCATGTCTGCATACGTTTATGtggctttctgtgtgtgcgtgtacattCTCTCTTCAGCtttggtttatgtgtgtgtgtgggcgcgagtgcatgtgtatgagcactgtgtgtgtgtgtttgcatgtatgtgtatatgtgtacgGTGAACACCCGGTTTCCATTACCCTGGCCGGCGTGGTTCCCTCAGCCAGACCACAAACCTCCTGTCTCCACTCTGGCTCCACCCAGCGCTGCCACAGGCTTCCCAGAAAAGAACAGCGTCTAATTAAAAAACTTTAATTACATTcatctcatctctttctctctctgtctctctctctctctctctcactcacacacacacacacacacacacacacacacttggggAGAATAAAACAACTGTATACAAACAATTCCATGTGATAAATGGGCATGAAAGGCAAAGCCAGCAGTTCTTTTTTCCCCAAGCGGAATGGCTTTTAATCAGAGTTGTTGACATTCATGAGCCATATAGTCTCCTGTGATGTTGTCCTCCACTTGAGCACCATCTGGAATGTCTTCAGCCCTCATGGACTTCATGACCatggtgtctgtctgtccttcactgTCTTTTTATGTCCTTAATCTGATCTCCGAGGCATCTTAAACctaaaaaaatgcataaatcATCTTTACATCTATGGACAGATTATGAGACAGCAGGCCCCTGGGTGCAGACATGTACTAGGCCCCCAAACTCTCTAACAAGCGTAGCAGCAAGACCCCTTGGCAGAAGGAGACACTGCAAACAACACAGCTTTTATGCCACTTTTGTGTCTCCGTATATATATTACAACTCGTccttgtctttttgtgtttctttttagtaagctttcttctccctgtcacagatctgcatctgtttgtggtcattttgtgtctctttgtagtcattttatGACGCTTTGTTTTAGTTTAGCATCTCCTGGAAGACAGTTTGCGTGTCTGTGGATGTTTTGTTGCCCTTTGTTCTCTTTGTAGTcgttttgtgtctgtttgttatAGTTTTGCATCTCCCTGTGGCCCATCTTAAGGGCCTGTGGGCCTGTGCCTGGTACGCCAAGTAATCCATCCATGTGTGTATTCCCAGttactgtgtaaacacacactcaggctaTTAAACGGATTTGTGAGGCAGCACTTAAAGTATGACAACTGAAAAATAACAGTCGATTAACGGCTCATCTTCGAAGTGAACATCGCATTAATGCAAGGGGGATCTCTGAAGAATGTTCCTGGGGGCCTTCACTCAACACCTTGAACACTGGAGCTCCCATCTGAGCAGCTTCTTCCTTTCCCATCCAACCCCACATAGAATCAGGTTTATTAACTGTGACCCGGTGCGCCCTCAGACAACGTACGTCTTTGTTGATCTGCGTGGTGTTGACCTGCAGAGTCAGACCGGTGGAGGTGGGTTATCAGGCCATCTCCGAAGGTCTAGGAGAGCCCTGCCGGATCGCTGCGATCTGCCTGCAGGAGTCATTATTCAGGACCCGGACCAGATGTTCCAGCTGAGAGATTACCATCACATCACTCCTCAGTGGGGAGTCCaaacctgctctctctctcctgcgtCACTGTATCaccctccccccttctcttttGTCTGGTTTACCTTTCTGGTACTACTCTCCTCTTATCTCCCTACCTTCCCCACCTGCCCCGTCTCCTCTACATCCTTATCCTCTCTCcttgtcttcttcttcatctctccTGATCTATGTCGCTCTCCCTTaccttcctttctcctcctctcttctcctgtccttGTCCTTCGTTCCTTCTTTCCACACTCCCTTGTCATCTAgtcctctccttccccttcGCTTCTtgcccctctcctcttcccctttttCCCTATTATCCTCCTTCATCACTTCACATTCCctgcttttttcctttcctttcttttgttttctcattcttcttctctcttcttgtcTCCCTTATCTTCACCTTTCTCCTACCATCTTCCCTTATCTTTAcctctcctctgccttctcCCTGATGTCCCGTAATCCCCCCGTGCTCTCCccaactctctctttctcccgttccttccctcccctctaACCTTCCCTccattcttcctctcttcccccttacatcatttttttctctctcttctttcttatCTGAGCCATTAGCTGCCTTcgcttctcctctctcctcttctacatttttaaaaaaaatctcttcccCTCCGCTCTgccctctcctcacctcttctcctctcctcctcaccctccagCAGAGATAATAACTGAGGGCAGTCTTTGGTCAAACACAGCGCACGCTGttctcctccttcccctccttcccctccttcctccagcCCTCCTCCACTGCCCTTATCAGTCTCGTCCAGGGAGGTCTCACTCTAATGAAATTCCCCCGCTGATCACAGCGACGGATCTAAAGGCAGCGTTTGTTGGGAGAACACATCTGGGGAGTAGCTGAGggcatgaaaaagaaaagcagcagtaatCAGATTATAAAAAAATGTTACCTGTAATCTGTACCAATCTGGAATCTGTTTCTCCGACATAAACATTTAGCAGATTATAATACATTTGTGGACTCTGAGGTCACGTCCTTGGCATTTATTCTGGaaatttttgtagtttttgtgaCCTGGGGATGTtcaacagctttaaaaaaaacaccttaaacATAGATTATTTCACTATTTTAAGATTTTGTAAAACTTTTGAATATGGTAAAATAAAGAGATAGATAAAGGATTCACCATTTCCCCACTAGAATTTATTCCTGTTAGTGTTAGACCTTTGTGATGGTCCTTTATTTAACCAGATAAAAGACTTGTTgagattaaaatattttttcaggaGAGAGTTGGCCAAGAGTTACACCTGCCCGTACATTTCCAGGCTACACCCTTGCGCAAGAATACAACCGATATTTACTGATCTAATCAGATTGCATTGTCAGGCTCTGTCAATTCCTGTCTTAAAACAGTGATTTAAGCATGATATTATATCAAGATTAGTGTTTGTCGATcctccaaacaaaaaaactgcgTATCCAAGTGGACtttgaatttacatttaaactAATCAGATCTAAACCCTGTTTGACCTTCTAATTATATTCTCATGCATCCCATTCCATGCTTGAATAAATCTCTCAGCGTGGGTGGTACACATCTTAGAAATAAAGGTAACAAGTTATTTCTCATAGAttatagggtttttttttttttcagagaagaaTATTCGTGTCAAAAGTATTTCAAGTGAAACTGAGAAAGAATCAGTGATGGATCCCCAGTAGAGCATTTAACCCGACACAGTGAGTTTAACCACTGATAGGATTTAAATGATTGCCCTTGCGAATTCACACTGGAGTCTGTTGTGAAAGACTGTGTAGGCAACATTGATTTACTTCCATGACATGAGAAATTATACAGATTTTCACTTTAAAGCTTCTTGGAAAAGTCAGATCCATTTCCAAATCAGCTATGTAATCATTGCCAGGCGAAACGAAGGGTAAAGACAGCCCACTTTCTTGTCTTCTTCTACCCCCCAGATTGTGACTCCACCACAATATGTTAATCTGTAGTTTTTCCCTGAGGGGAATAGGCACCGGTCTTTGAGGTGAAGTCAACCTGTATGTTATTCTGGGG includes:
- the LOC121193808 gene encoding zinc finger and BTB domain-containing protein 14-like; translation: MSDLLRYIDYDHKATFLKMLNQQRMEGEHCDVVVVVENIEFRAHRCVLAACSNYFKKLFKKQSDEDNSIVELDFIRSDIFEEVLNYMYTARLAVRKKDINMMMSSGQILGINFLDNLCTQKRELTNMKTRENQAPGDHGMRAQDAILKELAMEEVRKNSFYDQGMDGMGPGGSHVSQPHNYNTNMSKDPHSHGWGSSSSSDMKLEYLLYGHRDHGSCQSTGAKPMDHNAKKERLLTANRPYGCEHCPKAFTTAAHLKEHLKIHSGFKPHRCVVCGKAFIRGPDLKRHERVHSNERPFACQMCEKAFKHKSHLKDHERQHRGERPFNCGSCDKAFIKASDLKRHWNTMHSGNPRRQMSLSPAASQHGQGEAADQRDWKMETGPHSHNSGDC